A section of the Malaclemys terrapin pileata isolate rMalTer1 chromosome 15, rMalTer1.hap1, whole genome shotgun sequence genome encodes:
- the LOC128823322 gene encoding mucin-3B-like, with amino-acid sequence MNALLPPSLEKLCFVAPPNPVLKNATTNFSAADTCRQSVPQNFAQYYYPYITEKGTLTCLTRCSQDLPDFLNCNYGQCQLKISGPQCACANMDVFWYPDDRCQTRVSKVGVGMAVPLVILFIAGIVLAAFLVRARNGGSKASLDSSVEQPEDYEEEMSISGGIIIKNDGASYNGSGSRGTFSPHLSAVDPAIPMHIRRPKLVSSP; translated from the exons ATGAATGCCCTCTTGCCTCCATCTCTAGAAAAGCTCTGCTTCGTGGCTCCACCCAACCCAGTCCTCAAAAATGCCACCACAAATTTTTCGGCTGCAG ATACCTGCAGGCAGAGCGTCCCCCAGAACTTCGCCCAGTACTACTACCCCTACATCACCGAGAAGGGCACCCTGACCTGCCTCACCAGGTGCTCCCAGGACCTGCCAGATTTCCTGAACTGCAACTATGGGCAGTGCCAGCTGAAGATCTCCGGGCCCCAGTGCGC ctgtgCCAACATGGATGTGTTCTGGTACCCGGACGATCGCTGCCAAACCCGTGTCAGTAAGGTGGGCGTGGGCATGGCTGTTCCCCTGGTCATCCTGTTCATTGCCGGCATTGTCCTCGCCGCCTTCctggtcagagccaggaatggggggTCCAAAGCCAG CCTGGACAGCTCTGTTGAGCAGCCAGAGGATTACGAGGAGGAAATGAGCATCTCTGGGGGCATCATCATCAAGAACGACGGAGCCTCGTACAATG GGAGCGGCAGCAGAGGGACCTTCAGCCCTCATCTCTCGGCCGTGGACCCCGCCATCCCA ATGCACATCCGGAGGCCGAAGCTCGTGAGCAGCCCCTga